One genomic segment of Anaerolineae bacterium includes these proteins:
- a CDS encoding pyridoxal phosphate-dependent aminotransferase, which translates to QVLVSSGTSPAMFIMFSVLLEPGDQVIISDPHYACYPNFIRFVQGEPVMIPVYEEDGFQLRPEAIKEKITERTRAIFINSPSNPTGNLLSESRMKDISSLVTPGSSCIISDEIYHGLVYEGKEHSILEFTDNAFVLNGFSKLYAMTGLRLGYLIAPKLFMRPIQKVQQNFFISANSMIQRAGIVALKEAGDDIAYMKETYNKRRKYMIARLREMGFHISVEPTGAFYVFVNAKHISGDSYKLAFDILEKAHVGVTPGIDFGENGEGYLRFSYANSMENITEGMNRLEKYLTQGEILSFQ; encoded by the coding sequence CCAGGTACTGGTATCTTCCGGGACATCTCCCGCCATGTTTATTATGTTTTCAGTTCTTTTAGAACCCGGCGATCAGGTCATTATTTCAGATCCGCATTATGCATGTTATCCTAATTTTATCAGGTTTGTGCAGGGTGAGCCTGTAATGATACCTGTATATGAAGAAGATGGTTTTCAGCTCAGACCGGAAGCTATAAAAGAAAAAATCACAGAAAGGACGCGGGCGATATTTATAAATTCCCCGTCAAATCCAACCGGCAATCTTCTATCTGAAAGCCGTATGAAGGATATTTCTTCTCTTGTAACGCCCGGATCATCCTGTATTATTTCGGATGAAATATATCATGGCCTGGTTTACGAGGGAAAGGAGCATTCTATTTTGGAATTCACGGATAATGCCTTTGTGTTAAACGGTTTTTCAAAGCTCTATGCCATGACAGGTCTCAGGCTTGGATATCTGATCGCGCCGAAGCTTTTCATGAGGCCCATTCAAAAGGTGCAGCAGAACTTTTTTATTTCCGCCAATTCAATGATTCAGAGAGCGGGAATTGTCGCGCTTAAAGAGGCGGGAGATGATATAGCGTATATGAAAGAGACCTATAATAAGAGAAGAAAATATATGATTGCCCGCCTGAGAGAGATGGGCTTTCATATAAGCGTGGAACCAACCGGAGCCTTTTATGTTTTTGTCAACGCAAAGCACATTTCCGGCGATTCATATAAACTTGCCTTTGATATACTGGAAAAGGCGCATGTGGGCGTGACTCCAGGGATTGATTTCGGCGAAAATGGTGAAGGATATCTCAGATTTTCATATGCAAATTCCATGGAAAACATTACCGAAGGAATGAACAGGCTGGAGAAATATCTAACGCAAGGAGAAATT